From Monomorium pharaonis isolate MP-MQ-018 chromosome 9, ASM1337386v2, whole genome shotgun sequence, the proteins below share one genomic window:
- the LOC114253770 gene encoding cilia- and flagella-associated protein 251 isoform X2 — MRKNAAMEVEKNPIDRMVAEWEARVLERIAEAQEEREMEENDVEGEEQVPSSCDSEIFSLQENAAMEKQEKNTVERLIAEWEQRELAAVLEEREREVEVEVVEQEDEKVVEEVAQQEEEDDREDVDEEEKEEEEDENTESEEEEEEEEGENEEEEDTEGNEKERERGRLKYRTRLTQKRYFHR, encoded by the exons ATGCGAAAAAACGCCGCGATGGAGGTAGAAAAAAATCCCATCGATAGAATGGTAGCAGAATGGGAGGCACGTGTGTTGGAGAGAATAGCCGAAGCGCAGGAGGAAAGAGAGATGGAGGAAAATGACGTTGAGGGGGAAGAGCAGGTTCCGAGTTCATGTGACTCGGAGATATTTAGCT tacaagAAAACGCTGCGATGGAGAAACAGGAAAAAAACACCGTCGAAAGACTTATAGCAGAGTGGGAACAACGGGAATTAGCTGCAGTGCTGGAGGAACGAGAGAGGGAAGTAGAAGTGGAAGTTGTGGAACAGGAGGACGAGAAGGTGGTAGAGGAAGTGGCGCAGCAGGAAGAAGAAGATGACAGAGAAGATGTCGATGAAGAGgaaaaagaggaggaggaggatgaAAATACTGAAtcggaagaagaagaagaagaagaagaaggagaaaacgaagaagaggaagataCAGAAGGAAatgaaaaggagagagagagagggagattGAAATACCGAACACGCTTGACTCAGAAGCGTTATTTTCACAGA tag
- the LOC114253770 gene encoding cilia- and flagella-associated protein 251 isoform X1: protein MRKNAAMEVEKNPIDRMVAEWEARVLERIAEAQEEREMEENDVEGEEQVPSSCDSEIFSLQENAAMEKQEKNTVERLIAEWEQRELAAVLEEREREVEVEVVEQEDEKVVEEVAQQEEEDDREDVDEEEKEEEEDENTESEEEEEEEEGENEEEEDTEGNEKERERGRLKYRTRLTQKRYFHREKSRR, encoded by the exons ATGCGAAAAAACGCCGCGATGGAGGTAGAAAAAAATCCCATCGATAGAATGGTAGCAGAATGGGAGGCACGTGTGTTGGAGAGAATAGCCGAAGCGCAGGAGGAAAGAGAGATGGAGGAAAATGACGTTGAGGGGGAAGAGCAGGTTCCGAGTTCATGTGACTCGGAGATATTTAGCT tacaagAAAACGCTGCGATGGAGAAACAGGAAAAAAACACCGTCGAAAGACTTATAGCAGAGTGGGAACAACGGGAATTAGCTGCAGTGCTGGAGGAACGAGAGAGGGAAGTAGAAGTGGAAGTTGTGGAACAGGAGGACGAGAAGGTGGTAGAGGAAGTGGCGCAGCAGGAAGAAGAAGATGACAGAGAAGATGTCGATGAAGAGgaaaaagaggaggaggaggatgaAAATACTGAAtcggaagaagaagaagaagaagaagaaggagaaaacgaagaagaggaagataCAGAAGGAAatgaaaaggagagagagagagggagattGAAATACCGAACACGCTTGACTCAGAAGCGTTATTTTCACAGA GAGAAATCGAGGCGATAG
- the LOC114253770 gene encoding glutamic acid-rich protein isoform X3, translating into MTLRGKSRFRVHVTRRYLAVMIQENAAMEKQEKNTVERLIAEWEQRELAAVLEEREREVEVEVVEQEDEKVVEEVAQQEEEDDREDVDEEEKEEEEDENTESEEEEEEEEGENEEEEDTEGNEKERERGRLKYRTRLTQKRYFHREKSRR; encoded by the exons ATGACGTTGAGGGGGAAGAGCAGGTTCCGAGTTCATGTGACTCGGAGATATTTAGCTGTTatga tacaagAAAACGCTGCGATGGAGAAACAGGAAAAAAACACCGTCGAAAGACTTATAGCAGAGTGGGAACAACGGGAATTAGCTGCAGTGCTGGAGGAACGAGAGAGGGAAGTAGAAGTGGAAGTTGTGGAACAGGAGGACGAGAAGGTGGTAGAGGAAGTGGCGCAGCAGGAAGAAGAAGATGACAGAGAAGATGTCGATGAAGAGgaaaaagaggaggaggaggatgaAAATACTGAAtcggaagaagaagaagaagaagaagaaggagaaaacgaagaagaggaagataCAGAAGGAAatgaaaaggagagagagagagggagattGAAATACCGAACACGCTTGACTCAGAAGCGTTATTTTCACAGA GAGAAATCGAGGCGATAG